The Oceanicaulis sp. nucleotide sequence GCGCGGCCCAGATAGGTCAGCGCCTCGCGGTCCGGCGCCAGGCGATGGCGCGCCATCCGGCTCCAGCCGCCGCGCGCGGGCAGGGTCTCGTCTGCGCCCGCGGGCCGCGCGACGAGCTGGCCGAGTTCCTCGTAGAGCGCGCGCAGGGCCGCGTCCTGAAGCGCGCTCGCCCGGCCTTCCGCGCAGCCCAGACGCGCGCGAGAGATGCGCGGCGCAGGCCCGGTGGCGACGCCGTCGCCGCGCTCAGGCCGCGATTGCGGCAGCACGAGGCCGCTTTCGCGCCTCGCCAGCGCCACCCGGCGGGCGTGCGGATCGGCCAGAATCAGGGCCGCGACGGGCAGGGGACGGTTGCTCACAGCGTGTCCACTTTCGGGCCCGAGCGGGTGACCCGGGCGCAGCGCACGCAGTCGAGCTCGCCCTTGAGCTTGGCGTCGAGTTCGCCGAGCACGAAGCGAGTGATGATCGGGATGTCGAGCTCCCGCGCCTCGGCGGTCGACACCCATTGGAGGTCTTCAAGCTCGCCGTTGCCGACCAGCGCCGCATCGCCGTGAACCGCGTCTGCGGGCGCGGTGAAGAAGAAGGCGTCGAAGCGGCGCGGCCGTCCCGGCGGGGTGATCGCGCGGGCGACGAGATCGAGCGCGCTCGCATCGGGGCGCACGCCGGCCTCGGCGAACGGCGCCCAGGCGGGGCGGGGCTTCTCGATCGGCCCCGGCGTTGCGAGCAGCAGGCCGGTCTCCTCGGCCGTCTCCCTCAGCGCGGCGGCGGCGGCGGCGCGGGCGCGCCGCTCGCTCAGCACGCGGCACAGCGTTTCACGCACCTCGCGCCGGGGCTCGCTTGCGAGCGGGGCGTAGCCGTCGCCGCGATCGACCCGGCCGCCGGGAAAGACGTATTTCTGCGGCATGAAGACGTGACCGCCCGACCGCCGGCCGAGCAGGATCTCCACGCGCCCGCCGGTGCGCTCCCGCGTCAGGATCAGCGAGGCGGCGAGGCGGGGGCGGAGGGCCTTGGTCCTGGTCTTTTCAGCGCTTGCGGCGTCCATGCGGCTTTCCGCCAGAGGGCTTTGCAGGGCCGCGGCCGCGCCGTCCGCCGCCGTCGCGCCGTCCGGCCCGTCGCGCGGGCGGTCTTCCAGATTCGGGAGGCGTCAGAATGTCGAATAACAGCCCGCCCGTCACCGGCGTGGCCTCGACCAATCGCACAGTGACCGCCATGCCCAGCCGGTAGCGCGCCCCGGTCTGCTGACCCACGAGGGCGTGGGACGCCTCGTCGTGCATGAAGTATTCAGAGCCCAGACGGCTGACCGGGCAGAGCCCGTCCGCGCCTGTCTCGTGAAGTTTGACGAAGCAGCCGAAGCGGGTGACGCCGGCGATCCGGCCTTCGAACTCGCTTCCGACGCGGTCCGACAGCCAGGCGGCGATGAACCGGTCGACCGCGTCGCGCTCGGCGGCCATGGCGCGGCGCTCGTTGGTGGTGGTTTCCTCCGCGATCGCCTCGAGCTCTGAGCGTTCGGCGTCGGTCTGGCCGTCGGAGCCCAGGTTATACGCCCGGATGAGGCCGCGATGGGTGGTCAGGTCCGCATAGCGCCGG carries:
- a CDS encoding NUDIX domain-containing protein, which encodes MDAASAEKTRTKALRPRLAASLILTRERTGGRVEILLGRRSGGHVFMPQKYVFPGGRVDRGDGYAPLASEPRREVRETLCRVLSERRARAAAAAALRETAEETGLLLATPGPIEKPRPAWAPFAEAGVRPDASALDLVARAITPPGRPRRFDAFFFTAPADAVHGDAALVGNGELEDLQWVSTAEARELDIPIITRFVLGELDAKLKGELDCVRCARVTRSGPKVDTL